In a genomic window of Glycine max cultivar Williams 82 chromosome 13, Glycine_max_v4.0, whole genome shotgun sequence:
- the LOC100818806 gene encoding protein SHORT-ROOT, whose translation MDISPYTPPKKLSSHSTIHSNNHNNIIADEATTLDHNNIMHRSNHSHTSTSRSSDSGELSEDGKWAPKLLRECAKAISERDSTKTHHLLWMLNELASPYGDCDQKLASYFLQALFCRATESGERCYKTLSSVAEKNHSFDSARRLILKFQEVSPWTTFGHVASNGALLEALEGEPKLHIIDLSSTLCTQWPTLLEALATRNDETPHLKLTVVAIAGSVMKEVGQRMEKFARLMGVPFEFNVISGLSQITKEGLGVQEDEAIAVNCVGALRRVQVEERENLIRVFKSLGPKVVTVVEEEADFCSSRGDFFKCFEECLKFYTLYFEMLKESFPPTSNERLMLERECSRSIVRVLACCGTGHEFEDDHGEFDCCERRERGIQWCERLRNAFSPSGFSDDVVDDVKALLKRYQSGWSLVVTQGDEHISGIYLTWKEEPVVWASAWKP comes from the coding sequence ATGGACATAAGTCCTTACACTCCTCCAAAGAAGCTATCATCACATTCCACCATCCACTCCAATAACCATAACAACATCATTGCCGATGAGGCTACAACGTTAGATCATAACAACATCATGCACCGCAGCAACCACAGCCACACGTCCACGAGCCGTTCTTCTGACTCAGGTGAGCTTAGTGAAGACGGAAAATGGGCCCCCAAACTTCTCAGAGAGTGTGCAAAAGCAATATCAGAGAGAGACTCAACCAAAACACACCATCTTCTTTGGATGCTTAACGAGCTTGCTTCGCCTTATGGAGATTGTGATCAGAAACTCGCCTCTTATTTCTTGCAAGCCTTGTTCTGCAGAGCCACGGAGTCTGGTGAGAGATGCTATAAAACTCTTTCCTCCGTGGCTGAGAAGAACCACTCGTTTGACTCAGCGAGGAGGTTGATACTCAAGTTTCAAGAGGTAAGTCCCTGGACCACGTTCGGACATGTGGCCTCCAACGGGGCGCTTTTGGAGGCCTTGGAAGGCGAGCCAAAGCTCCACATCATCGACCTCAGCAGCACCCTTTGCACGCAGTGGCCAACACTCCTTGAAGCGTTGGCCACGCGAAATGATGAGACGCCTCATCTTAAACTCACAGTGGTGGCCATAGCTGGGTCGGTGATGAAAGAAGTTGGTCAACGGATGGAGAAGTTTGCAAGACTCATGGGCGTGCCCTTTGAATTCAACGTCATTAGTGGATTAAGCCAAATCACCAAAGAAGGCTTGGGGGTTCAAGAAGATGAGGCTATAGCTGTGAATTGCGTTGGAGCATTGAGAAGAGTCCAAGTTGAAGAGAGGGAAAACTTGATTCGTGTGTTTAAGTCTCTTGGTCCTAAAGTGGTAACCGTTGTTGAAGAAGAAGCTGATTTTTGCAGCTCGAGGGGGGATTTTTTTAAGTGCTTTGAAGAGTGTCTCAAGTTCTACACACTTTACTTCGAGATGTTGAAGGAGAGTTTCCCTCCAACGAGTAACGAGAGGTTGATGTTGGAGAGGGAGTGTTCGAGGAGCATAGTTAGGGTTTTGGCTTGTTGTGGTACTGGTCATGAGTTTGAAGATGATCATGGAGAGTTTGATTGCTGTGAGAGGAGGGAGAGAGGGATTCAGTGGTGTGAGAGGCTGAGGAATGCGTTTTCGCCAAGTGGATTCAGCGATGATGTGGTGGATGATGTGAAAGCATTGCTCAAGAGGTACCAATCAGGGTGGTCACTTGTGGTGACTCAAGGAGATGAACATATCTCAGGGATTTACTTGACATGGAAGGAGGAACCAGTGGTTTGGGCATCAGCATGGAAACCCTAG